A stretch of the Bacillus sp. B-jedd genome encodes the following:
- a CDS encoding vitamin B12-dependent ribonucleotide reductase produces the protein MSVALRKKLNIDFERLNEDIRLFPQVHPVTPDMHLTHKGVSRLVMLDRYTFKDTEKITLTKGDFVVLTVKEDPKFPARGLGYILEIDWEKKTAAVMVEEEFRGVLDTPEEVNTGVIVRSLDVIEKPLEIFYEQIAKRNATGLASVEKTDEKRLEWFNKFYEELVNMNFIPAGRVLYGAGAGTDVTFFNCYVMPFVQDSREGISDHRKQVMEIMSRGGGVGTNGSTLRPRATLARGVNGKSSGSVSWLDDIAKLTHLVEQGGSRRGAQMIMLADWHPDIIEFIISKMQNPRILRFLIANTNEEWIQKQAKNKLKFTPLTEQEKAMYQGIINYKHIPGYGGFSDRIIADAEEKLQEGGNYTVHNSEFLTGANISVTLTKEFMEAVENDADYELRFPAVESYDEEMMKIYNEEWHKVGDVREWERMGYKVRTYKKIKAKELWNLVNICATYSAEPGIFFIDNANDKTNARAYGQKVVATNPCGEQPLAPYSVCNLAAVNLAAMADKETKTVNYEKLKQTVATGVRMQDNVIDSTPYFLDENKKQALGERRVGLGVMGLHDLLIYCETEYGSEEGNKLVDKVFETIAVTAYKTSVELAKEKGSFPFLNGETGEETNRLRKAFTETGFMQKMPEEVREAILENGIRNSHLLTVAPTGSTGTMVGVSTGLEPYFSFSYFRSGRLGKFIEVKADIVSEYLEKNPEANPENLPHWFVTAMELAPEAHADVQCVIQRWIDSSISKTVNAPKGYSVEQVEKVYERLYKGGAKGGTVYVDGSRDSQVLTLKAEENTVEEAAELQGTPKQRVVLVDTISDLRSTDVTIGSEVGNTCPVCRKGKVKEIGGCNTCTNCNAQLKCGL, from the coding sequence ATGTCTGTAGCGTTAAGAAAAAAACTAAATATTGATTTTGAGAGGTTAAACGAAGATATCCGTTTATTTCCACAGGTCCACCCTGTTACCCCGGATATGCACCTTACCCATAAGGGAGTGTCCCGCCTTGTCATGCTGGACAGATATACATTCAAGGATACTGAAAAGATAACCCTGACTAAAGGTGACTTCGTCGTCCTGACAGTAAAAGAAGATCCGAAATTCCCTGCAAGGGGATTGGGGTATATCCTCGAGATCGACTGGGAAAAGAAAACGGCGGCTGTCATGGTTGAGGAAGAATTCAGGGGCGTGCTGGATACTCCTGAGGAAGTGAATACCGGAGTGATCGTCAGGTCGCTTGATGTCATTGAAAAGCCGCTCGAAATCTTTTATGAGCAAATCGCGAAGCGGAATGCGACGGGCCTTGCATCGGTAGAAAAAACAGATGAAAAAAGGCTGGAATGGTTTAACAAATTTTACGAGGAACTCGTCAACATGAACTTCATTCCTGCGGGACGCGTTTTGTACGGTGCAGGCGCAGGTACTGATGTGACGTTCTTCAACTGCTATGTGATGCCTTTTGTCCAAGACTCGCGTGAAGGTATATCCGACCACCGCAAACAGGTCATGGAAATCATGAGCCGCGGAGGCGGGGTTGGGACAAACGGATCGACCTTAAGGCCGCGTGCGACACTGGCAAGAGGGGTAAACGGAAAATCTTCAGGTTCCGTATCCTGGCTGGATGACATCGCCAAGCTTACGCATTTAGTCGAGCAGGGCGGATCAAGAAGAGGCGCGCAAATGATTATGCTGGCGGATTGGCATCCAGATATTATTGAATTTATTATTTCAAAAATGCAAAACCCAAGAATCCTGCGCTTCCTCATTGCTAACACAAATGAGGAGTGGATTCAAAAGCAGGCGAAAAATAAACTGAAATTCACTCCGCTTACAGAGCAAGAAAAAGCGATGTACCAAGGGATCATTAATTATAAGCATATTCCTGGCTACGGCGGCTTCAGTGACAGGATTATCGCTGACGCTGAAGAAAAGCTTCAAGAAGGCGGCAATTATACCGTCCACAATTCAGAATTCCTGACCGGGGCCAACATTTCTGTTACCCTTACAAAAGAATTCATGGAAGCAGTGGAAAATGATGCTGATTATGAACTTCGTTTCCCTGCAGTTGAAAGCTACGATGAAGAAATGATGAAAATTTACAATGAAGAATGGCATAAAGTGGGCGATGTGCGCGAATGGGAAAGAATGGGGTACAAAGTCCGTACTTACAAAAAAATCAAAGCGAAAGAACTTTGGAATTTGGTTAACATATGTGCCACTTATTCGGCTGAACCAGGTATTTTCTTTATCGATAACGCCAATGACAAGACAAACGCCCGTGCTTATGGGCAAAAAGTGGTTGCAACCAACCCATGTGGGGAACAGCCTCTCGCACCATACTCTGTCTGCAACTTGGCAGCTGTGAACCTAGCGGCTATGGCAGACAAAGAAACAAAAACAGTCAATTATGAAAAACTGAAGCAAACCGTCGCTACAGGCGTCCGGATGCAGGATAATGTTATCGACTCCACTCCTTATTTCCTTGACGAAAACAAGAAACAGGCACTTGGAGAGCGCCGCGTCGGCCTCGGAGTTATGGGGCTTCATGACCTGCTGATCTACTGTGAAACAGAGTATGGATCTGAAGAAGGCAACAAGCTGGTAGATAAAGTTTTTGAAACCATCGCTGTAACTGCCTATAAGACTTCTGTCGAATTGGCGAAAGAAAAAGGAAGCTTCCCATTCCTCAATGGTGAAACAGGGGAAGAAACAAACCGCTTGAGGAAAGCCTTCACTGAAACAGGCTTCATGCAAAAAATGCCTGAAGAAGTCAGGGAAGCCATTTTGGAAAATGGAATCCGAAACTCGCATTTATTGACCGTTGCTCCTACGGGATCTACTGGAACCATGGTTGGAGTTTCCACAGGATTAGAACCATACTTCTCCTTCTCCTACTTCAGAAGCGGAAGACTCGGCAAGTTCATCGAAGTTAAAGCCGATATCGTGAGCGAGTATTTGGAAAAGAATCCTGAAGCAAATCCGGAAAACCTTCCGCATTGGTTTGTGACTGCCATGGAGCTTGCTCCTGAAGCGCATGCGGACGTCCAGTGCGTCATCCAGCGCTGGATCGACAGCTCCATCAGCAAGACAGTCAACGCCCCTAAAGGATATAGCGTTGAGCAGGTTGAAAAAGTGTACGAGCGCCTTTACAAGGGCGGTGCCAAAGGTGGAACTGTTTATGTCGACGGCTCCCGTGATTCTCAGGTACTTACGCTTAAGGCAGAAGAGAATACGGTTGAAGAGGCGGCTGAACTTCAAGGTACGCCGAAGCAGCGCGTTGTTCTTGTGGACACGATCAGTGACCTCAGATCGACAGATGTGACAATCGGTTCGGAAGTCGGCAATACCTGCCCGGTCTGCCGTAAAGGAAAAGTAAAAGAAATCGGCGGCTGCAATACATGCACAAACTGCAATGCCCAATTGAAGTGCGGCCTATAA
- a CDS encoding lipoate--protein ligase family protein, translated as MREKWIYIDSGNESPSFNMALDEALLEWHSEGKIPPAVRFYGWNPATLSIGYFQKVEKEIDMKAVKAHGLGFVRRPTGGRGVLHEHELTYSVIVSEDHPKMPVSVTEAYRVISEGILHGFRNLGFAADFAVPKTEEEKNSLKNPRSSVCFDAPSWYELVVEGRKVAGSAQTRQKGVILQHGSILLDLDEDKLFSLFHYTSERVKERMKASFKNKAVAINQLSERQVGIEEAKAAFKKGFEEGLEIDLIPYQLSEEQLGYVETLAKDVYENDEWNFKR; from the coding sequence ATGAGGGAGAAATGGATATATATTGATTCAGGGAATGAATCGCCATCCTTTAATATGGCGCTTGATGAAGCATTGCTGGAATGGCACAGTGAAGGAAAGATTCCGCCCGCAGTGCGATTTTATGGCTGGAATCCCGCGACACTGTCCATCGGCTACTTCCAAAAGGTTGAAAAAGAAATTGATATGAAAGCTGTGAAGGCACATGGGCTTGGTTTTGTGAGAAGGCCGACCGGCGGGAGGGGGGTCCTCCATGAACATGAACTTACATATAGTGTCATTGTATCTGAAGACCATCCTAAAATGCCTGTATCTGTTACCGAGGCGTACAGGGTGATTTCGGAAGGAATTCTGCATGGCTTCAGAAATTTGGGGTTTGCAGCAGACTTTGCCGTTCCGAAAACCGAGGAAGAGAAAAATTCACTCAAAAACCCGAGGTCCTCTGTTTGTTTTGACGCCCCAAGCTGGTATGAGCTCGTTGTCGAGGGCCGGAAAGTGGCCGGAAGTGCTCAAACGCGGCAAAAAGGAGTCATTTTGCAGCATGGATCCATTCTTCTTGATCTGGATGAAGATAAGCTTTTCTCTTTGTTTCATTACACGAGTGAACGAGTAAAGGAACGAATGAAGGCCTCTTTTAAAAACAAAGCGGTTGCGATCAATCAATTAAGCGAACGCCAGGTTGGGATCGAGGAAGCAAAGGCTGCCTTTAAAAAGGGATTCGAAGAAGGATTGGAGATTGACTTGATTCCTTATCAGCTTTCAGAAGAACAACTTGGTTATGTGGAAACTCTTGCCAAGGACGTTTATGAGAACGATGAGTGGAACTTCAAAAGATGA
- a CDS encoding rhodanese-like domain-containing protein encodes MLVAIAGFLVYSVIMWLYQRKIIKTLSEEEFRAGYRKAQLIDVREANEFNAGHILGARNIPLSQLKTRMKEIRPDLPVYLYCQSGMRSGRAAQFLYRRGYKNLSQLEGGFKKWSGKVKAKN; translated from the coding sequence ATGCTCGTAGCCATCGCCGGTTTTCTCGTATATTCGGTGATTATGTGGCTCTACCAGCGCAAAATTATTAAAACCCTGTCTGAAGAAGAATTCCGCGCCGGGTATCGGAAGGCCCAGCTAATTGATGTCCGGGAAGCGAACGAGTTTAATGCCGGTCATATCCTTGGCGCCCGAAACATTCCTTTATCCCAGTTAAAAACACGCATGAAGGAAATCCGTCCTGACCTGCCTGTTTACCTATATTGCCAAAGCGGGATGCGAAGCGGCCGCGCAGCGCAATTCCTGTACCGGAGGGGCTATAAAAACCTCAGCCAGCTTGAAGGCGGCTTTAAGAAATGGTCCGGAAAAGTAAAAGCGAAGAACTAA